In the genome of Spea bombifrons isolate aSpeBom1 chromosome 11, aSpeBom1.2.pri, whole genome shotgun sequence, one region contains:
- the LOC128468207 gene encoding histone H1A-like, whose product MGRFQKRRPIIDSQTTAHEPMNVRQLVYKSQTSGGLTPCLRAIATLSWRDPGSEMTETAPSPATPPAETSAKKKQPKKPAAAKNRPVKSGPSVSELIVKAVSASKERSGVSLAALKKALAAGGYDVEKNNSRLKLALKGLVSKETLIQLKGSGASGSFKLNKKQLESKEKTSKKKEIPVKPKKAAPKKREGGAWVLEHLWCVLSNLILHTEGSFQNHHILRKRENRR is encoded by the exons ATGGGGAGGTTTCAGAAACGGCGTCCAATCATAGACTCGCAGACTACCGCTCATGAACCAATGAATGTGCGGCAGCtcgtctataaaagccaaacttCTGGCGGTTTAACCCCGTGTTTACGTGCGATTGCAACTCTTTCGTGGCGGGATCCAGGCAGTGAGATGACCGAGACAGCTCCTTCCCCGGCGACTCCGCCGGCAGAAACCTCTGCCAAGAAGAAACAGCCGAAGAAGCCGGCAGCTGCAAAAAACCGTCCTGTGAAGTCCGGTCCCAGTGTCTCCGAGCTGATTGTGAAAGCGGTCTCTGCGTCCAAGGAGCGCAGCGGAGTGTCTCTCGCAGCTCTTAAAAAAGCACTCGCTGCTGGCGGCTACGACGTAGAAAAGAATAACAGCCGCCTGAAGCTCGCTCTGAAGGGTCTGGTGTCTAAAGAGACCCTGATCCAGCTGAAAGGAAGCGGTGCTTCTGGTTCTTTCAAGCTGAACAAGAAGCAGCTGGAGAGCAAAGAGAAGACATCAAAGAAGAAGGAAATTCCCGTAAAGCCTAAAAAA GCAGCCCCCAAAAAGCGAGAAGGGGGGGCGTGGGTTTTGGAGCACCTCTGGTGTGTGCTTTCCAACTTAATTCTTCACACAGAAGGTTCTTTTCAGAACCATCATATcctccgaaaaagagaaaataggcGTTGA
- the LOC128468885 gene encoding histone H3: protein MARTKQTARKSTGGKAPRKQLATKAARKSAPATGGVKKPHRYRPGTVALREIRRYQKSTELLIRKLPFQRLVREIAQDFKTDLRFQSSAVMALQEASEAYLVGLFEDTNLCAIHAKRVTIMPKDIQLARRIRGERA from the coding sequence ATGGCTCGCACCAAGCAGACAGCCCGTAAGTCCACCGGAGGAAAAGCTCCTCGGAAGCAGCTGGCGACCAAAGCTGCGAGGAAAAGCGCTCCGGCTACCGGTGGCGTGAAGAAGCCACATCGCTACCGCCCGGGCACCGTAGCTCTTAGGGAAATCCGCCGTTACCAGAAGTCTACGGAGTTGCTTATCCGAAAACTGCCTTTCCAACGGCTGGTGCGTGAGATTGCTCAAGACTTCAAGACCGATCTACGTTTCCAGAGTTCTGCTGTTATGGCTCTCCAGGAAGCCAGCGAGGCTTACCTCGTGGGGCTTTTCGAAGACACCAACTTGTGCGCTATTCACGCTAAGCGGGTTACTATCATGCCAAAAGACATTCAGCTGGCTCGTAGGATCAGAGGTGAACGTGCCTAA
- the LOC128468208 gene encoding histone H4-like, translating into MRDRRKRSRGGPSSTHKRKRAGRRRVLCCGTRGVNVSMSGRGKGGKGLGKGGAKRHRKVLRDNIQGITKPAIRRLARRGGVKRISGLIYEETRGVLKVFLENVIRDAVTYTEHAKRKTVTAMDVVYALKRQGRTLYGFGG; encoded by the exons atGAGGGATCGTCGAAAGCGATCACGTGGAG GTCCGTCCAGTACGCATAAAAGAAAGCGGGCCGGCCGTAGGCGAGTATTGTGCTGTGGAACTCGTGGAGTAAACGTGAGCATGTCTGGCCGTGGCAAAGGAGGTAAGGGACTCGGGAAAGGTGGCGCAAAGAGGCACAGGAAGGTGCTTCGGGATAACATCCAGGGTATTACCAAGCCTGCTATCCGCCGTTTGGCTCGCAGAGGAGGTGTAAAGCGTATCTCTGGGCTGATCTATGAGGAGACCCGTGGTGTGCTCAAAGTGTTTTTGGAGAACGTGATTCGCGACGCAGTCACTTATACTGAGCATGCCAAGAGGAAAACCGTTACCGCTATGGACGTGGTGTATGCCTTGAAACGCCAAGGCCGTACTCTGTACGGTTTCGGAGGTTAA
- the LOC128468980 gene encoding histone H2B 1.1-like, producing MPDPAKSAPAPKKGSKKAVTKTQKKDGKKRKKSRKESYAIYVYKVLKQVHPDTGISSKAMGIMNSFVNDIFERIAGEASRLAHYNKRSTITSREIQTAVRLLLPGELAKHAVSEGTKAVTKYTSAK from the coding sequence ATGCCTGATCCAGCGAAATCTGCGCCTGCTCCGAAAAAAGGCTCTAAGAAAGCTGTTACGAAGACTCAGAAAAAAGACGGGAAGAAGCGCAAGAAGAGCAGAAAGGAAAGCTACGCGATCTATGTGTACAAGGTACTGAAGCAGGTGCATCCAGACACTGGCATTTCCTCCAAGGCCATGGGCATCATGAACTCGTTTGTCAATGATATCTTTGAGCGCATTGCCGGGGAAGCTTCACGCCTAGCCCATTACAACAAGCGCTCCACTATCACTTCTCGGGAGATTCAGACTGCTGTACGCCTCCTCCTTCCTGGAGAGCTGGCCAAGCACGCTGTGTCAGAGGGCACCAAGGCTGTTACCAAGTACACCAGCGCCAAGTAA
- the LOC128469055 gene encoding histone H2A type 2-B-like, translating into MSGRGKQGGKVRAKAKTRSSRAGLQFPVGRVHRLLRKGNYAERVGAGAPVYLAAVLEYLTAEILELAGNAARDNKKTRIIPRHLQLAVRNDEELNKLLGGVTIAQGGVLPNIQAVLLPKKTESHKPAKSK; encoded by the coding sequence ATGTCTGGCAGAGGTAAACAAGGTGGAAAGGTTCGTGCTAAGGCGAAGACACGTTCTTCCCGAGCTGGTCTGCAGTTCCCTGTCGGCCGTGTGCATAGGCTTCTTCGCAAAGGTAATTATGCCGAGAGAGTAGGAGCCGGCGCACCCGTGTATCTGGCAGCGGTGTTGGAGTATCTGACTGCTGAGATATTGGAGTTGGCTGGTAACGCTGCACGCGACAACAAAAAGACCCGTATCATTCCTCGCCACCTGCAACTCGCTGTTCGTAACGACGAAGAGCTCAATAAGCTGCTCGGAGGGGtcaccattgctcagggaggtgtTCTACCCAACATCCAGGCGGTGCTCTTGCCCAAGAAGACCGAGAGCCACAAGCCTGCCAAGAGCAAGTGA